The following are encoded in a window of bacterium genomic DNA:
- the dhaL gene encoding dihydroxyacetone kinase subunit DhaL — protein sequence MIDRDLAVRLVVAASTRVNDHQEELSRLDSVAGDGDHGVNMATALAEAARRAEHGDQSTAADVMRSAGSAFHETVGGAAGALFGAFFGALAGQLSKAAAPDAAQLVAGMEKGLARVARVGKAEPGHKTMIDALAPAVRDARESMDRGDGLEAVMAAAARAASQGARATAGMRPSAGRARFAPDHSLGTEDPGANTVALVLESWADQLRSEVRV from the coding sequence ATGATCGACCGGGACCTGGCGGTGCGCCTGGTGGTCGCCGCGTCCACACGGGTGAACGACCACCAGGAGGAGTTGTCCCGGCTCGACTCGGTGGCCGGCGACGGCGACCACGGGGTCAACATGGCGACCGCCCTGGCGGAAGCCGCCCGGCGCGCCGAGCACGGCGATCAGAGCACGGCCGCCGACGTGATGCGATCCGCCGGATCCGCCTTCCACGAGACCGTGGGCGGCGCCGCCGGGGCCCTGTTCGGCGCCTTCTTCGGCGCTCTGGCGGGGCAGCTCTCCAAGGCGGCGGCGCCCGACGCAGCGCAGTTGGTGGCCGGAATGGAGAAGGGCCTGGCTCGGGTGGCGCGGGTGGGCAAGGCCGAGCCGGGTCACAAGACCATGATCGACGCCCTGGCGCCGGCGGTGCGCGATGCCCGTGAGTCGATGGACAGGGGGGATGGCCTGGAGGCGGTGATGGCCGCGGCGGCCCGCGCCGCGAGCCAGGGCGCCCGGGCGACCGCCGGCATGCGGCCCTCGGCGGGGCGGGCCCGCTTCGCCCCGGACCACAGCCTGGGAACAGAGGATCCCGGCGCCAATACAGTTGCCCTGGTCCTCGAGTCCTGGGCCGACCAGTTGAGAAGCGAGGTGAGGGTATGA
- a CDS encoding sugar phosphate isomerase/epimerase, with the protein MTRPVGIEIFYWLDNWSDDQSSVFSKAAEAGYEGVEISLVAGLDVGVDRMASTARSLGLDVLCSTGLSPTMDISSPDASVRRAGVDHLRRCLDDSARLGSPILGGVTYATWMGFPEGDHDGYRQRSAAALHDVAGYASALGIEICLEVLNRFETFMFNTVAGCLEFIDMVDHPSVKVELDTFHMNMEEDDLADAVRLAGSRIGHVQVAANNRRAPQYGHIDWASFSEALDEAGYEGWVVFETFPNSKVETGQATYAWRDLTDRPDEDAAEAARFIRDNIA; encoded by the coding sequence GTGACCCGACCGGTCGGCATCGAGATCTTCTACTGGCTCGACAACTGGTCGGACGACCAGTCGTCCGTGTTCTCCAAGGCCGCCGAGGCCGGTTACGAAGGGGTCGAGATATCGCTGGTGGCGGGATTGGACGTGGGAGTTGACCGCATGGCGAGTACCGCCCGCTCGCTGGGCCTCGACGTTCTGTGCAGCACCGGGCTGAGCCCGACCATGGACATCTCCAGCCCCGATGCCTCGGTTCGCAGGGCCGGTGTCGACCATCTGAGGCGGTGCCTCGATGACTCCGCCCGGCTGGGCAGCCCGATCCTGGGGGGTGTCACCTACGCCACCTGGATGGGTTTCCCCGAGGGTGACCACGACGGCTACCGGCAACGCTCCGCAGCCGCCCTGCACGATGTCGCCGGCTACGCCTCCGCACTCGGCATCGAAATATGTCTCGAGGTCCTCAACCGCTTCGAGACCTTCATGTTCAACACCGTGGCCGGTTGCCTGGAGTTCATCGACATGGTCGATCATCCCTCCGTCAAGGTCGAACTCGACACCTTCCACATGAACATGGAGGAGGACGACCTCGCCGACGCCGTCCGCCTGGCGGGGAGCCGGATCGGCCACGTCCAGGTGGCCGCCAACAACCGGCGGGCGCCCCAGTACGGCCACATCGACTGGGCGTCGTTCAGCGAGGCTCTCGACGAGGCCGGCTACGAGGGTTGGGTGGTGTTCGAGACCTTCCCCAACTCCAAGGTCGAGACCGGCCAGGCCACCTACGCCTGGCGGGACCTGACCGACCGTCCCGATGAGGACGCGGCGGAGGCGGCCCGCTTCATCCGGGACAACATCGCATGA
- a CDS encoding OB-fold domain-containing protein translates to MRVTGVERGTTPSGDPFSLLHIEMAQRYRHAVGSADPFYRGLDEGVLRATECPECGSTWFPPRKFCDADLSDTTWYDLPGTGSIVAATRVHSPPPFGGIEVPYILASIRLDGVDGGITHRVICDEVPVRGTVVQVTFSNRQPAHPLLRIAFAVEEVTA, encoded by the coding sequence GTGCGGGTGACCGGTGTCGAACGGGGGACCACCCCATCGGGAGATCCCTTCTCCTTGCTCCATATCGAGATGGCACAGCGGTACCGGCATGCGGTCGGGTCGGCCGATCCCTTCTATCGGGGTCTTGACGAAGGGGTGCTGCGGGCCACCGAGTGCCCGGAGTGCGGGTCGACCTGGTTCCCCCCGCGGAAGTTCTGCGATGCTGACCTGTCCGATACCACCTGGTACGACCTGCCCGGCACCGGGAGCATCGTGGCCGCCACCCGCGTCCACAGCCCGCCTCCCTTCGGCGGCATCGAGGTTCCCTACATACTCGCCTCGATCCGGCTCGACGGGGTGGACGGGGGCATCACCCACCGGGTGATCTGTGACGAAGTACCGGTGCGGGGTACCGTGGTGCAAGTGACTTTCAGCAACCGCCAGCCCGCCCATCCGCTCCTGCGGATAGCGTTCGCAGTCGAGGAGGTGACCGCGTGA
- a CDS encoding dihydroxyacetone kinase subunit DhaK has protein sequence MSIRTRRFLNDPARAVAEMLEGYVAVHAGIISLRDGMVVRAVPKAEGRVGVVIGNGSGHEPAMIGWVGEGLFDVNVAGPIFSSPGPAAILRGIEAADRGGGVLLLVSSHAGDIMNAELAIDEAEDQGIDGVEMVVLYDDVASAPKDRITERRGGAGLFFVWKMVGAAAERGDSLEECAAVARKVRDRTRSLSAATGTVAHPVSGQPLGDPEDTTLSVGMGVHGEPGDRLGEDVGADEIAGLMIDRLLDDAELPAGAQVGLLLNNAGSLTLMELSVLYRGARAALERRGIEAVRSWMGPYATTLDMAGFSFAICHMDGELLELYDRTARGAGFTMVGR, from the coding sequence ATGAGCATCCGTACCCGGCGTTTCCTCAACGACCCCGCCCGTGCGGTGGCGGAGATGCTGGAGGGGTACGTCGCCGTCCATGCCGGCATCATCTCGCTCCGGGACGGCATGGTGGTCCGCGCCGTTCCCAAGGCCGAGGGCAGGGTGGGCGTGGTGATCGGCAACGGTTCCGGCCACGAGCCGGCCATGATCGGCTGGGTGGGGGAGGGGCTGTTCGACGTCAACGTGGCGGGTCCGATCTTCTCCTCGCCGGGACCGGCGGCGATCCTGCGGGGCATCGAGGCGGCCGACCGGGGCGGCGGGGTCCTCCTGCTGGTCTCCAGCCACGCCGGGGACATCATGAACGCCGAGCTGGCCATCGACGAAGCGGAGGACCAGGGCATCGACGGCGTGGAGATGGTGGTCCTCTACGACGACGTGGCGTCGGCTCCCAAGGACCGGATCACCGAGCGGCGGGGCGGCGCCGGGCTCTTCTTCGTGTGGAAGATGGTGGGGGCGGCGGCGGAACGGGGCGACTCCCTGGAGGAGTGCGCCGCGGTCGCCCGCAAGGTCCGGGACCGAACCCGCTCGCTCTCGGCGGCGACCGGCACGGTGGCCCATCCGGTGAGCGGGCAACCCCTCGGGGACCCCGAGGACACCACCCTGTCGGTGGGCATGGGGGTTCACGGCGAGCCGGGCGACCGGCTCGGCGAGGATGTCGGGGCGGACGAGATCGCCGGTTTGATGATCGACCGCCTCTTGGATGACGCCGAACTGCCGGCCGGGGCGCAGGTGGGTCTGCTGCTCAACAACGCCGGATCGCTCACGCTGATGGAACTGTCGGTCCTCTACCGGGGGGCCCGCGCCGCCCTGGAGCGGAGGGGCATCGAGGCGGTCCGGTCCTGGATGGGTCCCTATGCCACCACCCTTGACATGGCGGGTTTCTCGTTCGCCATCTGCCACATGGACGGCGAGCTGCTCGAGCTCTACGACCGGACTGCCAGGGGAGCGGGATTCACGATGGTGGGCCGGTAG